In Fusarium oxysporum Fo47 chromosome IX, complete sequence, the following proteins share a genomic window:
- a CDS encoding P-loop containing nucleoside triphosphate hydrolase protein yields the protein RKASHNLFEVYLRLRPPPTRHGDGDRILDVEPTEDGSHPKHIILNPPTDRRRAIEKFAFTQVFEEDATQLDVFHCTEIVSFVEGVLAPEGGEGTDAVVATLGVTGSGKTHTILGSKTQRGLTQLTMDVLFRSIGENILDPNAAFTAQDSLQAIDGAESSLTTASHFFDPPFRDSVASRAPSRAGTPMLVRQIPKPSYVNIPTSKLVTNLPGAFPADCAPSPKSSDGLMSPPPRRITVRPSALPQLPDVSNIDISCDPSAEYVVIISMYEVHNDRIYDLLTPAVKSGATKEVRRRPLLFKSTELSPDRKVVAGLRKVICSSYNEALTVVETGLQERRVTGTGSNSVSSRSHGFFVFEVKKRTRSRRPSLWEGNKFTIVDLAGSERAREAKTAGATLAEAGKINESLMYLGQCLQTQSEAASSSKASHRSNPNIVPFRQCKLTELLFSNSFPSSSTSHPQTPRRNPQRGVMIVTADPRGDFNATSQILRYSALAREVTVPRVPSITTTILAQPPQMAQNRSVSPTHPHPRPFMPAGGGSYRNFSPPMSSDERATMEIAALEIARLSEEADQLREEVDRQNEARVAAEAHLLTMEDRMLDLEAAIREECAMEFEQRLALEMARWKNSMAIEQERTEEHWDRKVEVLERGLASDEDCDKENVLIEDLEEEVDRLRRENGILKRELASRSPTKRKPLEEREDFAPSSKPSRGDSMTNLGRKLERMRVSGEKARPVPVNGNGSPKKMRKLGTKKWEHEEDELS from the exons CGAAAAGCGTCTCATAACCTGTTTGAGGTTTATCTACGGCTACGACCCCCGCCTACACGACATGGTGATGGGGATCGTATTCTTGACGTTGAGCCCACTGAGGACGGTTCACATCCTAAGCATATTATTCTAAATCCGCCTACAGATCGACGTAGGGCGATTGAAAAGTTCGCGTTCACCCAGGTCTTTGAGGAAGATGCAACCCAGCTGGATGTCTTCCACTGCACAGAGATCGTCTCCTTCGTTGAGGGCGTATTGGCGCCTGAGGGCGGCGAGGGAACAGATGCTGTCGTCGCTACCTTGGGAGTGACAGGTTCCGGCAAG ACGCATACGATCCTCGGGAGCAAGACACAACGCGGCCTGACCCAACTCACGATGGACGTCCTCTTCCGCTCAATCGGCGAAAACATTCTCGATCCCAACGCCGCCTTCACAGCCCAAGACTCCCTTCAAGCCATCGACGGTGCCGAGTCCTCCCTAACAACCGCGTCCCACTTCTTCGACCCTCCCTTTCGCGACTCAGTCGCTTCGCGAGCGCCTTCACGCGCCGGCACACCAATGCTTGTACGACAGATCCCAAAGCCTTCCTATGTCAACATTCCCACCTCCAAGCTGGTCACCAACCTCCCAGGCGCGTTCCCGGCAGACTGCGCACCAAGTCCGAAAAGT TCCGATGGTCTCATGTCCCCACCACCTCGACGAATTACCGTACGCCCCTCGGCTCTTCCTCAGCTCCCCGACGTGAGCAACATCGACATTTCCTGCGATCCTTCGGCCGAATATGTTGTTATCATCTCGATGTACGAAGTGCACAACGACCGAATCTACGATCTCCTTACTCCCGCTGTCAAATCCGGCGCCACAAAAGAAGTGCGACGACGTCCTTTACTCTTCAAGTCAACAGAGCTATCGCCAGACCGAAAGGTTGTCGCTGGCCTTCGAAAAGTCATCTGCTCCAGTTACAACGAGGCATTGACCGTTGTTGAGACCGGCCTGCAAGAGCGCCGAGTCACCGGTACCGGAAGCAACAGCGTATCAAGCCGAAGTCATGgattctttgtctttgaagtAAAGAAGCGAACTCGCAGCAGGAGACCTAGCCTTTGGGAGGGAAACAAGTTTACCATTGTTGATCTAGCGGGCAGTGAGCGCGCGCGCGAAGCCAAGACGGCGGGTGCTACGCTTGCGGAAGCTGGCAAGATTAATGAGAGTTTGATGTACCTAGGCCAATGCCTTCAGACACAAAGTGAAGCTGCAAGCTCCAGCAAGGCAAGTCATCGAAGTAAT CCCAACATTGTTCCTTTCAGACAATGCAAGCTCACCGAGCtcctcttctcaaactcattcccctcatcctcaacctctcacCCCCAAACTCCTCGTCGCAACCCCCAAAGAGGTGTCATGATCGTCACCGCCGACCCTCGTGGCGACTTCAACGCCACATCTCAAATCCTTCGATATAGCGCCCTTGCTCGTGAAGTAACAGTCCCTCGCGTCCCCTCAATCACAACAACCATCCTCGCCCAACCACCACAAATGGCTCAAAACCGCTCCGTTAGTCCAACACATCCTCACCCACGACCGTTCATGCCCGCAGGTGGAGGATCTTACAGAAACTTCTCTCCACCAATGAGCTCAGATGAACGCGCGACCATGGAGATTGCAGCGCTAGAGATCGCACGGCTTAGTGAGGAAGCGGATCAATTGCGCGAAGAAGTCGATCGTCAAAATGAAGCACGCGTTGCAGCTGAAGCTCACCTGCTCACCATGGAGGACCGCATGCTTGATCTCGAAGCAGCTATTCGCGAAGAGTGCGCCATGGAATTTGAGCAGCGTCTTGCACTAGAAATGGCCCGCTGGAAGAATTCCATGGCTATTGAGCAAGAACGTACCGAGGAGCACTGGGACCGCAAAGTCGAAGTCCTCGAGCGAGGTCTCGCCTCTGACGAAGATTGCGATAAAGAAAACGTTCTTATCGAAGATCTCGAAGAGGAAGTAGATCGACTCCGTCGCGAAAACGGTATTCTTAAGCGTGAGCTTGCGTCCCGCAGCCCGACTAAGCGCAAGCCCCTCGAGGAGCGGGAGGACTTTGCGCCTTCTTCTAAGCCATCTCGCGGCGACAGCATGACCAACTTAGGACGCAAGCTGGAGCGCATGCGCGTTAGTGGTGAAAAGGCACGCCCGGTACCTGTCAATGGGAACGGCAGTCCAAAGAAGATGCGGAAGTTGGGGACGAAGAAGTGGGAgcatgaggaagatgagctGTCTTAG
- a CDS encoding transcription factor TFIIIB subunit BRF1, producing MSSFLTPPKSGPTGRPAAKPRFGKPNPVRAMREREERRAANAAAHSNSLRVAAVNRNASLAKPNRPQCPNKACPKPNVVDGTCQTCGRISDDSNIVAEVTFGESSSGAAVVHGSYIGADQAGVRSMGPAFRRVGGSEDREKSIREAKGLMQGYAQQLNVSDSLVTAGTQVFKLASSANFIQGRTLASVAAVCLYAACRAEPPCKVMLIDLADLVQLNVFKLGRIFKKLNEVVPIGNDGLIPVYPEDLIWRFATKMEFHQDTAKVAEDAVRLVKRMSRDWMVMGRRPSGICGACLLMAARMHNFRRTVREVVYIVKVTNHTIQNRLQEFKVTESSRMSVEDFLKQDFLESSHDPPSFYRQSAEYKKQLAAKNKKRKRPTDADDDEDEEEDDNLADKIDPRLIEGGADLSKAPVVEYRRDDDGFIIPPIPSKIAKDPSLVNRLNENAEDEEAEGEDTNVQTLDGLVQEFGDVMDEELAENGTQETSQRKGSKPQLPINEEWEQDEQELEGVIEEIFNDPLTYEHAMAYTTAEQRARIHTVWALQQRPQKEVSMSADVTEDEFADDPEVNNCLLSPEEAQIKEMIWVNQNKEWLRKHQEKVFRKKVEAERPKQTRKRRKRARMGEGQTSPASSAAEAAVNVAKDRAWSKRINYDAIRNIFDMPNLGGPGSEATSRKTSVAGSTKGGDDASEAPDESVAGDEPEAPPEEEEFEEEEYDETQNYGDGEEFGGGGDEFGGGYDEDDPEMDAEYGLEEYA from the coding sequence ATGTCGTCTTTTCTTACACCACCAAAATCGGGGCCTACTGGGCGCCCGGCTGCGAAACCACGATTCGGAAAACCCAACCCCGTCCGAGCCATGCGAGAACGAGAAGAACGACGAGCCGCGAATGCAGCCGCCCATTCAAATAGCCTACGGGTTGCTGCTGTAAATCGAAATGCTTCATTAGCAAAACCGAATCGTCCACAATGTCCGAACAAAGCCTGTCCAAAACCCAATGTCGTCGATGGAACATGTCAGACTTGCGGTCGTATCTCTGACGACAGTAATATCGTTGCAGAAGTCACCTTTGGAGAATCGTCTTCgggtgctgctgttgttcATGGTTCTTACATTGGTGCTGATCAAGCAGGCGTGCGAAGTATGGGTCCTGCGTTTCGAAGAGTGGGAGGATCTGAGGATCGAGAGAAGAGCATTAGGGAAGCAAAAGGCTTGATGCAGGGCTATGCGCAGCAGCTGAACGTCAGCGACAGTCTGGTCACTGCAGGAACGCAAGTCTTTAAGCTGGCGTCAAGCGCAAACTTTATTCAAGGTCGCACATTAGCCAGCGTTGCGGCTGTCTGCCTGTACGCAGCCTGTCGAGCAGAGCCACCGTGCAAAGTTATGCTTATCGATTTGGCGGACTTGGTGCAGCTCAACGTCTTTAAGCTGGGTCGCATTTTCAAGAAGCTTAATGAGGTGGTGCCAATTGGCAACGACGGCCTCATTCCAGTGTATCCGGAGGATCTTATCTGGCGATTTGCCACAAAGATGGAATTTCACCAAGACACAGCCAAAGTCGCTGAGGATGCTGTTCGTCTGGTCAAGCGAATGAGTCGAGATTGGATGGTCATGGGCCGTCGACCATCAGGCATCTGTGGAGCTTGTCTGCTCATGGCAGCACGAATGCACAACTTTCGACGAACTGTGCGAGAGGTTGTCTACATCGTCAAAGTCACCAATCACACAATTCAGAACCGACTGCAAGAGTTCAAAGTCACCGAGTCTAGTCGAATGTCGGTCGAGGATTTCTTGAAGCAGGATTTCCTGGAGAGCTCTCATGACCCACCTTCCTTTTACAGGCAGTCAGCCGAATACAAGAAGCAGCTCGCCGCAAAGAATAAGAAGCGAAAGAGGCCGACAGAcgccgacgatgatgaagatgaggaggaagatgacaaTCTGGCCGACAAGATTGATCCACGGTTAATAGAAGGCGGTGCTGATCTTTCGAAGGCGCCCGTTGTTGAATATCGCCGCGATGATGACGGCTTTATTATCCCGCCTATACCATCCAAGATCGCCAAAGACCCATCGCTTGTCAACAGGCTGAACGAGAAcgcagaggatgaagaagccgAGGGTGAAGACACGAATGTCCAGACTCTGGATGGCCTGGTGCAAGAGTTTGGAGACGTGATGGATGAGGAGCTTGCGGAGAACGGAACACAAGAAACAAGCCAACGGAAAGGCAGCAAACCACAATTGCCCATCAACGAGGAATGGGAGCAGGATGAGCAAGAACTAGAGGGCGTGATTGAGGAGATCTTCAATGACCCTTTAACATACGAGCACGCCATGGCCTACACGACTGCCGAGCAGCGAGCGCGAATTCACACAGTCTGGGCCTTACAGCAACGACCCCAGAAAGAAGTTTCCATGTCGGCAGACGTCACAGAGGATGAGTTTGCCGACGACCCCGAGGTGAACAATTGTTTGCTGTCACCCGAGGAGGCTCAGATCAAGGAAATGATCTGGGTGAACCAGAACAAGGAATGGCTACGAAAGCACCAAGAGAAGGTGTTCCGCAAGAAAGTCGAGGCAGAACGACCGAAGCAAACACGAAAGCGACGTAAGCGAGCTAGAATGGGTGAAGGCCAGACCAGCCCCGCCAGCTCAGCCGCCGAGGCAGCCGTCAACGTCGCGAAAGATCGCGCCTGGTCCAAGAGGATCAATTACGACGCCATCCGCAACATTTTCGACATGCCCAACCTCGGAGGTCCAGGATCAGAAGCCACAAGCCGCAAGACCAGTGTCGCAGGAAGCACAAAAGGTGGCGACGATGCGAGCGAAGCTCCCGACGAGAGTGTCGCTGGCGACGAACCAGAAGCGCCCCCggaggaagaagagtttgaggaagaggagtaCGATGAGACGCAGAACTACGGTGATGGCGAAGAgtttggtggtggaggtgatGAGTTTGGCGGCGGGtatgatgaggatgatccAGAGATGGATGCTGAGTATGGTCTTGAGGAGTATGCTTGA